A genomic stretch from Hoplias malabaricus isolate fHopMal1 chromosome 4, fHopMal1.hap1, whole genome shotgun sequence includes:
- the tpm1 gene encoding tropomyosin alpha-1 chain isoform X4, with amino-acid sequence MDAIKKKMQMLKLDKENALDRAEQAEGDKKAAEDRSKQLEDDLVALQKKLKATEDELDKYSEALKDAQEKLELAEKKATDAEGDVASLNRRIQLVEEELDRAQERLATALQKLEEAEKAADESERGMKVIENRALKDEEKMELQEIQLKEAKHIAEEADRKYEEVARKLVIVEGELERTEERAELSESRVRRLQDEQKQMDQSFKSLKATEGQYSQKEDKYEEEIKVLTDKLKEAETRAEFAERSVAKLEKTIDDLEDKLSHAKEENLDMNQMLEQTLLELNNM; translated from the exons ATGGACGCCATCAAGAAGAAGATGCAGATGCTCAAGCTCGACAAGGAGAACGCCTTGGACAGAGCAGAGCAGGCTGAGGGAGATAAGAAGGCAGCAGAGGACAGGAGCAAACAG CTCGAGGATGACTTGGTAGCCCTGCAGAAGAAACTGAAGGCCACAGAGGATGAGCTGGACAAGTATTCTGAGGCTCTTAAAGATGCTCAGGAGAAACTGGAGCTGGCTGAGAAGAAAGCCACAGAC GCCGAGGGTGATGTAGCCTCTCTTAACAGACGTATCCAGCTGGTTGAGGAGGAGTTGGATCGTGCTCAGGAGCGTTTGGCCACTGCCCTTCAGAAGCTGGAGGAGGCAGAGAAGGCTGCTGATGAGAGTGAGAG AGGCATGAAAGTTATTGAGAACAGGGCACTGAAGGATGAGGAGAAAATGGAACTGCAGGAGATCCAGCTCAAAGAGGCTAAACACATTGCAGAGGAAGCTGACCGCAAATATGAGGAA gtggccCGTAAGCTGGTGATCGTTGAGGGTGAGCTCGAGCGTACAGAGGAGCGTGCTGAGCTCTCTGAGAG TCGTGTCCGGAGATTACAGGACGAGCAGAAACAGATGGACCAATCCTTTAAGTCATTAAAAGCAACAGAAGGACAG TACTCACAGAAGGAAGACAAATATGAGGAGGAGATCAAGGTCCTCACTGACAAACTGAAGGAG GCTGAGACTCGTGCTGAGTTTGCTGAGAGATCAGTAGCCAAGCTTGAGAAGACCATTGATGACCTGGAAG ATAAACTGTCACACGCTAAAGAAGAGAACCTCGATATGAACCAGATGTTGGAACAGACTCTATTGGAATTGAATAATATGTGA
- the tpm1 gene encoding tropomyosin alpha-1 chain isoform X8, producing MDAIKKKMQMLKLDKENALDRAEQAEGDKKAAEDRSKQLDDDLRELEKKLRITEDERDKVFEEFQKAEEKLLTAEEVATKLEDDLVALQKKLKATEDELDKYSEALKDAQEKLELAEKKATDAEGDVASLNRRIQLVEEELDRAQERLATALQKLEEAEKAADESERGMKVIENRALKDEEKMELQEIQLKEAKHIAEEADRKYEEVARKLVIVEGELERTEERAELSESRVRRLQDEQKQMDQSFKSLKATEGQYSQKEDKYEEEIKVLTDKLKEAETRAEFAERSVAKLEKTIDDLEDELYAQKLKYKAISEELDHALNDMTSM from the exons ATGGACGCCATCAAGAAGAAGATGCAGATGCTCAAGCTCGACAAGGAGAACGCCTTGGACAGAGCAGAGCAGGCTGAGGGAGATAAGAAGGCAGCAGAGGACAGGAGCAAACAG CTGGACGATGATTTAAGAGAGCTGGAAAAGAAATTGCGCATAACCGAGGATGAGCGCGATAAAGTGTTTGAGGAGTTCCAAAAGGCTGAAGAAAAGCTGCTGACTGCAGAGGAGGTCGCcactaag CTCGAGGATGACTTGGTAGCCCTGCAGAAGAAACTGAAGGCCACAGAGGATGAGCTGGACAAGTATTCTGAGGCTCTTAAAGATGCTCAGGAGAAACTGGAGCTGGCTGAGAAGAAAGCCACAGAC GCCGAGGGTGATGTAGCCTCTCTTAACAGACGTATCCAGCTGGTTGAGGAGGAGTTGGATCGTGCTCAGGAGCGTTTGGCCACTGCCCTTCAGAAGCTGGAGGAGGCAGAGAAGGCTGCTGATGAGAGTGAGAG AGGCATGAAAGTTATTGAGAACAGGGCACTGAAGGATGAGGAGAAAATGGAACTGCAGGAGATCCAGCTCAAAGAGGCTAAACACATTGCAGAGGAAGCTGACCGCAAATATGAGGAA gtggccCGTAAGCTGGTGATCGTTGAGGGTGAGCTCGAGCGTACAGAGGAGCGTGCTGAGCTCTCTGAGAG TCGTGTCCGGAGATTACAGGACGAGCAGAAACAGATGGACCAATCCTTTAAGTCATTAAAAGCAACAGAAGGACAG TACTCACAGAAGGAAGACAAATATGAGGAGGAGATCAAGGTCCTCACTGACAAACTGAAGGAG GCTGAGACTCGTGCTGAGTTTGCTGAGAGATCAGTAGCCAAGCTTGAGAAGACCATTGATGACCTGGAAG ATGAGCTGTATGCCCAGAAACTCAAGTACAAAGCTATCAGCGAGGAGCTGGACCACGCTCTCAACGACATGACTTCAATGTAA
- the tpm1 gene encoding tropomyosin alpha-1 chain isoform X7 — translation MDAIKKKMQMLKLDKENALDRAEQAEGDKKAAEDRSKQLDDDLRELEKKLRITEDERDKVFEEFQKAEEKLLTAEEVATKLEDDLVALQKKLKATEDELDKYSEALKDAQEKLELAEKKATDAEGDVASLNRRIQLVEEELDRAQERLATALQKLEEAEKAADESERGMKVIENRALKDEEKMELQEIQLKEAKHIAEEADRKYEEVARKLVIVEGELERTEERAELSESKCAELEEELKTVTNTLKSLEAQAEKYSQKEDKYEEEIKVLTDKLKEAETRAEFAERSVAKLEKTIDDLEDKLSHAKEENLDMNQMLEQTLLELNNM, via the exons ATGGACGCCATCAAGAAGAAGATGCAGATGCTCAAGCTCGACAAGGAGAACGCCTTGGACAGAGCAGAGCAGGCTGAGGGAGATAAGAAGGCAGCAGAGGACAGGAGCAAACAG CTGGACGATGATTTAAGAGAGCTGGAAAAGAAATTGCGCATAACCGAGGATGAGCGCGATAAAGTGTTTGAGGAGTTCCAAAAGGCTGAAGAAAAGCTGCTGACTGCAGAGGAGGTCGCcactaag CTCGAGGATGACTTGGTAGCCCTGCAGAAGAAACTGAAGGCCACAGAGGATGAGCTGGACAAGTATTCTGAGGCTCTTAAAGATGCTCAGGAGAAACTGGAGCTGGCTGAGAAGAAAGCCACAGAC GCCGAGGGTGATGTAGCCTCTCTTAACAGACGTATCCAGCTGGTTGAGGAGGAGTTGGATCGTGCTCAGGAGCGTTTGGCCACTGCCCTTCAGAAGCTGGAGGAGGCAGAGAAGGCTGCTGATGAGAGTGAGAG AGGCATGAAAGTTATTGAGAACAGGGCACTGAAGGATGAGGAGAAAATGGAACTGCAGGAGATCCAGCTCAAAGAGGCTAAACACATTGCAGAGGAAGCTGACCGCAAATATGAGGAA gtggccCGTAAGCTGGTGATCGTTGAGGGTGAGCTCGAGCGTACAGAGGAGCGTGCTGAGCTCTCTGAGAG CAAATGCGCTGAGCTTGAGGAAGAGTTGAAAACTGTGACCAACACCCTGAAGTCTCTGGAGGCCCAGGCTGAGAAG TACTCACAGAAGGAAGACAAATATGAGGAGGAGATCAAGGTCCTCACTGACAAACTGAAGGAG GCTGAGACTCGTGCTGAGTTTGCTGAGAGATCAGTAGCCAAGCTTGAGAAGACCATTGATGACCTGGAAG ATAAACTGTCACACGCTAAAGAAGAGAACCTCGATATGAACCAGATGTTGGAACAGACTCTATTGGAATTGAATAATATGTGA
- the tpm1 gene encoding tropomyosin alpha-1 chain isoform X1 codes for MDAIKKKMQMLKLDKENALDRAEQAEGDKKAAEDRSKQLDDDLRELEKKLRITEDERDKVFEEFQKAEEKLLTAEEVATKAEGDVASLNRRIQLVEEELDRAQERLATALQKLEEAEKAADESERGMKVIENRALKDEEKMELQEIQLKEAKHIAEEADRKYEEVARKLVIVEGELERTEERAELSESKCAELEEELKTVTNTLKSLEAQAEKYSQKEDKYEEEIKVLTDKLKEAETRAEFAERSVAKLEKTIDDLEDKLSHAKEENLDMNQMLEQTLLELNNM; via the exons ATGGACGCCATCAAGAAGAAGATGCAGATGCTCAAGCTCGACAAGGAGAACGCCTTGGACAGAGCAGAGCAGGCTGAGGGAGATAAGAAGGCAGCAGAGGACAGGAGCAAACAG CTGGACGATGATTTAAGAGAGCTGGAAAAGAAATTGCGCATAACCGAGGATGAGCGCGATAAAGTGTTTGAGGAGTTCCAAAAGGCTGAAGAAAAGCTGCTGACTGCAGAGGAGGTCGCcactaag GCCGAGGGTGATGTAGCCTCTCTTAACAGACGTATCCAGCTGGTTGAGGAGGAGTTGGATCGTGCTCAGGAGCGTTTGGCCACTGCCCTTCAGAAGCTGGAGGAGGCAGAGAAGGCTGCTGATGAGAGTGAGAG AGGCATGAAAGTTATTGAGAACAGGGCACTGAAGGATGAGGAGAAAATGGAACTGCAGGAGATCCAGCTCAAAGAGGCTAAACACATTGCAGAGGAAGCTGACCGCAAATATGAGGAA gtggccCGTAAGCTGGTGATCGTTGAGGGTGAGCTCGAGCGTACAGAGGAGCGTGCTGAGCTCTCTGAGAG CAAATGCGCTGAGCTTGAGGAAGAGTTGAAAACTGTGACCAACACCCTGAAGTCTCTGGAGGCCCAGGCTGAGAAG TACTCACAGAAGGAAGACAAATATGAGGAGGAGATCAAGGTCCTCACTGACAAACTGAAGGAG GCTGAGACTCGTGCTGAGTTTGCTGAGAGATCAGTAGCCAAGCTTGAGAAGACCATTGATGACCTGGAAG ATAAACTGTCACACGCTAAAGAAGAGAACCTCGATATGAACCAGATGTTGGAACAGACTCTATTGGAATTGAATAATATGTGA
- the tpm1 gene encoding tropomyosin alpha-1 chain isoform X13, with protein MDAIKKKMQMLKLDKENALDRAEQAEGDKKAAEDRSKQLDDDLRELEKKLRITEDERDKVFEEFQKAEEKLLTAEEVATKAEGDVASLNRRIQLVEEELDRAQERLATALQKLEEAEKAADESERGMKVIENRALKDEEKMELQEIQLKEAKHIAEEADRKYEEVARKLVIVEGELERTEERAELSESRVRRLQDEQKQMDQSFKSLKATEGQYSQKEDKYEEEIKVLTDKLKEAETRAEFAERSVAKLEKTIDDLEDELYAQKLKYKAISEELDHALNDMTSM; from the exons ATGGACGCCATCAAGAAGAAGATGCAGATGCTCAAGCTCGACAAGGAGAACGCCTTGGACAGAGCAGAGCAGGCTGAGGGAGATAAGAAGGCAGCAGAGGACAGGAGCAAACAG CTGGACGATGATTTAAGAGAGCTGGAAAAGAAATTGCGCATAACCGAGGATGAGCGCGATAAAGTGTTTGAGGAGTTCCAAAAGGCTGAAGAAAAGCTGCTGACTGCAGAGGAGGTCGCcactaag GCCGAGGGTGATGTAGCCTCTCTTAACAGACGTATCCAGCTGGTTGAGGAGGAGTTGGATCGTGCTCAGGAGCGTTTGGCCACTGCCCTTCAGAAGCTGGAGGAGGCAGAGAAGGCTGCTGATGAGAGTGAGAG AGGCATGAAAGTTATTGAGAACAGGGCACTGAAGGATGAGGAGAAAATGGAACTGCAGGAGATCCAGCTCAAAGAGGCTAAACACATTGCAGAGGAAGCTGACCGCAAATATGAGGAA gtggccCGTAAGCTGGTGATCGTTGAGGGTGAGCTCGAGCGTACAGAGGAGCGTGCTGAGCTCTCTGAGAG TCGTGTCCGGAGATTACAGGACGAGCAGAAACAGATGGACCAATCCTTTAAGTCATTAAAAGCAACAGAAGGACAG TACTCACAGAAGGAAGACAAATATGAGGAGGAGATCAAGGTCCTCACTGACAAACTGAAGGAG GCTGAGACTCGTGCTGAGTTTGCTGAGAGATCAGTAGCCAAGCTTGAGAAGACCATTGATGACCTGGAAG ATGAGCTGTATGCCCAGAAACTCAAGTACAAAGCTATCAGCGAGGAGCTGGACCACGCTCTCAACGACATGACTTCAATGTAA
- the tpm1 gene encoding tropomyosin alpha-1 chain isoform X3, with translation MDAIKKKMQMLKLDKENALDRAEQAEGDKKAAEDRSKQLDDDLRELEKKLRITEDERDKVFEEFQKAEEKLLTAEEVATKAEGDVASLNRRIQLVEEELDRAQERLATALQKLEEAEKAADESERGMKVIENRALKDEEKMELQEIQLKEAKHIAEEADRKYEEVARKLVIVEGELERTEERAELSESRVRRLQDEQKQMDQSFKSLKATEGQYSQKEDKYEEEIKVLTDKLKEAETRAEFAERSVAKLEKTIDDLEDKLSHAKEENLDMNQMLEQTLLELNNM, from the exons ATGGACGCCATCAAGAAGAAGATGCAGATGCTCAAGCTCGACAAGGAGAACGCCTTGGACAGAGCAGAGCAGGCTGAGGGAGATAAGAAGGCAGCAGAGGACAGGAGCAAACAG CTGGACGATGATTTAAGAGAGCTGGAAAAGAAATTGCGCATAACCGAGGATGAGCGCGATAAAGTGTTTGAGGAGTTCCAAAAGGCTGAAGAAAAGCTGCTGACTGCAGAGGAGGTCGCcactaag GCCGAGGGTGATGTAGCCTCTCTTAACAGACGTATCCAGCTGGTTGAGGAGGAGTTGGATCGTGCTCAGGAGCGTTTGGCCACTGCCCTTCAGAAGCTGGAGGAGGCAGAGAAGGCTGCTGATGAGAGTGAGAG AGGCATGAAAGTTATTGAGAACAGGGCACTGAAGGATGAGGAGAAAATGGAACTGCAGGAGATCCAGCTCAAAGAGGCTAAACACATTGCAGAGGAAGCTGACCGCAAATATGAGGAA gtggccCGTAAGCTGGTGATCGTTGAGGGTGAGCTCGAGCGTACAGAGGAGCGTGCTGAGCTCTCTGAGAG TCGTGTCCGGAGATTACAGGACGAGCAGAAACAGATGGACCAATCCTTTAAGTCATTAAAAGCAACAGAAGGACAG TACTCACAGAAGGAAGACAAATATGAGGAGGAGATCAAGGTCCTCACTGACAAACTGAAGGAG GCTGAGACTCGTGCTGAGTTTGCTGAGAGATCAGTAGCCAAGCTTGAGAAGACCATTGATGACCTGGAAG ATAAACTGTCACACGCTAAAGAAGAGAACCTCGATATGAACCAGATGTTGGAACAGACTCTATTGGAATTGAATAATATGTGA
- the tpm1 gene encoding tropomyosin alpha-1 chain isoform X12, with amino-acid sequence MDAIKKKMQMLKLDKENALDRAEQAEGDKKAAEDRSKQLEDDLVALQKKLKATEDELDKYSEALKDAQEKLELAEKKATDAEGDVASLNRRIQLVEEELDRAQERLATALQKLEEAEKAADESERGMKVIENRALKDEEKMELQEIQLKEAKHIAEEADRKYEEVARKLVIVEGELERTEERAELSESRVRRLQDEQKQMDQSFKSLKATEGQYSQKEDKYEEEIKVLTDKLKEAETRAEFAERSVAKLEKTIDDLEDELYAQKLKYKAISEELDHALNDMTSM; translated from the exons ATGGACGCCATCAAGAAGAAGATGCAGATGCTCAAGCTCGACAAGGAGAACGCCTTGGACAGAGCAGAGCAGGCTGAGGGAGATAAGAAGGCAGCAGAGGACAGGAGCAAACAG CTCGAGGATGACTTGGTAGCCCTGCAGAAGAAACTGAAGGCCACAGAGGATGAGCTGGACAAGTATTCTGAGGCTCTTAAAGATGCTCAGGAGAAACTGGAGCTGGCTGAGAAGAAAGCCACAGAC GCCGAGGGTGATGTAGCCTCTCTTAACAGACGTATCCAGCTGGTTGAGGAGGAGTTGGATCGTGCTCAGGAGCGTTTGGCCACTGCCCTTCAGAAGCTGGAGGAGGCAGAGAAGGCTGCTGATGAGAGTGAGAG AGGCATGAAAGTTATTGAGAACAGGGCACTGAAGGATGAGGAGAAAATGGAACTGCAGGAGATCCAGCTCAAAGAGGCTAAACACATTGCAGAGGAAGCTGACCGCAAATATGAGGAA gtggccCGTAAGCTGGTGATCGTTGAGGGTGAGCTCGAGCGTACAGAGGAGCGTGCTGAGCTCTCTGAGAG TCGTGTCCGGAGATTACAGGACGAGCAGAAACAGATGGACCAATCCTTTAAGTCATTAAAAGCAACAGAAGGACAG TACTCACAGAAGGAAGACAAATATGAGGAGGAGATCAAGGTCCTCACTGACAAACTGAAGGAG GCTGAGACTCGTGCTGAGTTTGCTGAGAGATCAGTAGCCAAGCTTGAGAAGACCATTGATGACCTGGAAG ATGAGCTGTATGCCCAGAAACTCAAGTACAAAGCTATCAGCGAGGAGCTGGACCACGCTCTCAACGACATGACTTCAATGTAA
- the tpm1 gene encoding tropomyosin alpha-1 chain isoform X9 has product MDAIKKKMQMLKLDKENALDRAEQAEGDKKAAEDRSKQLDDDLRELEKKLRITEDERDKVFEEFQKAEEKLLTAEEVATKLEDDLVALQKKLKATEDELDKYSEALKDAQEKLELAEKKATDAEGDVASLNRRIQLVEEELDRAQERLATALQKLEEAEKAADESERGMKVIENRALKDEEKMELQEIQLKEAKHIAEEADRKYEEVARKLVIVEGELERTEERAELSESKCAELEEELKTVTNTLKSLEAQAEKYSQKEDKYEEEIKVLTDKLKEAETRAEFAERSVAKLEKTIDDLEDELYAQKLKYKAISEELDHALNDMTSM; this is encoded by the exons ATGGACGCCATCAAGAAGAAGATGCAGATGCTCAAGCTCGACAAGGAGAACGCCTTGGACAGAGCAGAGCAGGCTGAGGGAGATAAGAAGGCAGCAGAGGACAGGAGCAAACAG CTGGACGATGATTTAAGAGAGCTGGAAAAGAAATTGCGCATAACCGAGGATGAGCGCGATAAAGTGTTTGAGGAGTTCCAAAAGGCTGAAGAAAAGCTGCTGACTGCAGAGGAGGTCGCcactaag CTCGAGGATGACTTGGTAGCCCTGCAGAAGAAACTGAAGGCCACAGAGGATGAGCTGGACAAGTATTCTGAGGCTCTTAAAGATGCTCAGGAGAAACTGGAGCTGGCTGAGAAGAAAGCCACAGAC GCCGAGGGTGATGTAGCCTCTCTTAACAGACGTATCCAGCTGGTTGAGGAGGAGTTGGATCGTGCTCAGGAGCGTTTGGCCACTGCCCTTCAGAAGCTGGAGGAGGCAGAGAAGGCTGCTGATGAGAGTGAGAG AGGCATGAAAGTTATTGAGAACAGGGCACTGAAGGATGAGGAGAAAATGGAACTGCAGGAGATCCAGCTCAAAGAGGCTAAACACATTGCAGAGGAAGCTGACCGCAAATATGAGGAA gtggccCGTAAGCTGGTGATCGTTGAGGGTGAGCTCGAGCGTACAGAGGAGCGTGCTGAGCTCTCTGAGAG CAAATGCGCTGAGCTTGAGGAAGAGTTGAAAACTGTGACCAACACCCTGAAGTCTCTGGAGGCCCAGGCTGAGAAG TACTCACAGAAGGAAGACAAATATGAGGAGGAGATCAAGGTCCTCACTGACAAACTGAAGGAG GCTGAGACTCGTGCTGAGTTTGCTGAGAGATCAGTAGCCAAGCTTGAGAAGACCATTGATGACCTGGAAG ATGAGCTGTATGCCCAGAAACTCAAGTACAAAGCTATCAGCGAGGAGCTGGACCACGCTCTCAACGACATGACTTCAATGTAA
- the tpm1 gene encoding tropomyosin alpha-1 chain isoform X11 produces the protein MDAIKKKMQMLKLDKENALDRAEQAEGDKKAAEDRSKQLDDDLRELEKKLRITEDERDKVFEEFQKAEEKLLTAEEVATKAEGDVASLNRRIQLVEEELDRAQERLATALQKLEEAEKAADESERGMKVIENRALKDEEKMELQEIQLKEAKHIAEEADRKYEEVARKLVIVEGELERTEERAELSESKCAELEEELKTVTNTLKSLEAQAEKYSQKEDKYEEEIKVLTDKLKEAETRAEFAERSVAKLEKTIDDLEDELYAQKLKYKAISEELDHALNDMTSM, from the exons ATGGACGCCATCAAGAAGAAGATGCAGATGCTCAAGCTCGACAAGGAGAACGCCTTGGACAGAGCAGAGCAGGCTGAGGGAGATAAGAAGGCAGCAGAGGACAGGAGCAAACAG CTGGACGATGATTTAAGAGAGCTGGAAAAGAAATTGCGCATAACCGAGGATGAGCGCGATAAAGTGTTTGAGGAGTTCCAAAAGGCTGAAGAAAAGCTGCTGACTGCAGAGGAGGTCGCcactaag GCCGAGGGTGATGTAGCCTCTCTTAACAGACGTATCCAGCTGGTTGAGGAGGAGTTGGATCGTGCTCAGGAGCGTTTGGCCACTGCCCTTCAGAAGCTGGAGGAGGCAGAGAAGGCTGCTGATGAGAGTGAGAG AGGCATGAAAGTTATTGAGAACAGGGCACTGAAGGATGAGGAGAAAATGGAACTGCAGGAGATCCAGCTCAAAGAGGCTAAACACATTGCAGAGGAAGCTGACCGCAAATATGAGGAA gtggccCGTAAGCTGGTGATCGTTGAGGGTGAGCTCGAGCGTACAGAGGAGCGTGCTGAGCTCTCTGAGAG CAAATGCGCTGAGCTTGAGGAAGAGTTGAAAACTGTGACCAACACCCTGAAGTCTCTGGAGGCCCAGGCTGAGAAG TACTCACAGAAGGAAGACAAATATGAGGAGGAGATCAAGGTCCTCACTGACAAACTGAAGGAG GCTGAGACTCGTGCTGAGTTTGCTGAGAGATCAGTAGCCAAGCTTGAGAAGACCATTGATGACCTGGAAG ATGAGCTGTATGCCCAGAAACTCAAGTACAAAGCTATCAGCGAGGAGCTGGACCACGCTCTCAACGACATGACTTCAATGTAA
- the tpm1 gene encoding tropomyosin alpha-1 chain isoform X2: MDAIKKKMQMLKLDKENALDRAEQAEGDKKAAEDRSKQLEDDLVALQKKLKATEDELDKYSEALKDAQEKLELAEKKATDAEGDVASLNRRIQLVEEELDRAQERLATALQKLEEAEKAADESERGMKVIENRALKDEEKMELQEIQLKEAKHIAEEADRKYEEVARKLVIVEGELERTEERAELSESKCAELEEELKTVTNTLKSLEAQAEKYSQKEDKYEEEIKVLTDKLKEAETRAEFAERSVAKLEKTIDDLEDKLSHAKEENLDMNQMLEQTLLELNNM, encoded by the exons ATGGACGCCATCAAGAAGAAGATGCAGATGCTCAAGCTCGACAAGGAGAACGCCTTGGACAGAGCAGAGCAGGCTGAGGGAGATAAGAAGGCAGCAGAGGACAGGAGCAAACAG CTCGAGGATGACTTGGTAGCCCTGCAGAAGAAACTGAAGGCCACAGAGGATGAGCTGGACAAGTATTCTGAGGCTCTTAAAGATGCTCAGGAGAAACTGGAGCTGGCTGAGAAGAAAGCCACAGAC GCCGAGGGTGATGTAGCCTCTCTTAACAGACGTATCCAGCTGGTTGAGGAGGAGTTGGATCGTGCTCAGGAGCGTTTGGCCACTGCCCTTCAGAAGCTGGAGGAGGCAGAGAAGGCTGCTGATGAGAGTGAGAG AGGCATGAAAGTTATTGAGAACAGGGCACTGAAGGATGAGGAGAAAATGGAACTGCAGGAGATCCAGCTCAAAGAGGCTAAACACATTGCAGAGGAAGCTGACCGCAAATATGAGGAA gtggccCGTAAGCTGGTGATCGTTGAGGGTGAGCTCGAGCGTACAGAGGAGCGTGCTGAGCTCTCTGAGAG CAAATGCGCTGAGCTTGAGGAAGAGTTGAAAACTGTGACCAACACCCTGAAGTCTCTGGAGGCCCAGGCTGAGAAG TACTCACAGAAGGAAGACAAATATGAGGAGGAGATCAAGGTCCTCACTGACAAACTGAAGGAG GCTGAGACTCGTGCTGAGTTTGCTGAGAGATCAGTAGCCAAGCTTGAGAAGACCATTGATGACCTGGAAG ATAAACTGTCACACGCTAAAGAAGAGAACCTCGATATGAACCAGATGTTGGAACAGACTCTATTGGAATTGAATAATATGTGA
- the tpm1 gene encoding tropomyosin alpha-1 chain isoform X10 — protein sequence MDAIKKKMQMLKLDKENALDRAEQAEGDKKAAEDRSKQLEDDLVALQKKLKATEDELDKYSEALKDAQEKLELAEKKATDAEGDVASLNRRIQLVEEELDRAQERLATALQKLEEAEKAADESERGMKVIENRALKDEEKMELQEIQLKEAKHIAEEADRKYEEVARKLVIVEGELERTEERAELSESKCAELEEELKTVTNTLKSLEAQAEKYSQKEDKYEEEIKVLTDKLKEAETRAEFAERSVAKLEKTIDDLEDELYAQKLKYKAISEELDHALNDMTSM from the exons ATGGACGCCATCAAGAAGAAGATGCAGATGCTCAAGCTCGACAAGGAGAACGCCTTGGACAGAGCAGAGCAGGCTGAGGGAGATAAGAAGGCAGCAGAGGACAGGAGCAAACAG CTCGAGGATGACTTGGTAGCCCTGCAGAAGAAACTGAAGGCCACAGAGGATGAGCTGGACAAGTATTCTGAGGCTCTTAAAGATGCTCAGGAGAAACTGGAGCTGGCTGAGAAGAAAGCCACAGAC GCCGAGGGTGATGTAGCCTCTCTTAACAGACGTATCCAGCTGGTTGAGGAGGAGTTGGATCGTGCTCAGGAGCGTTTGGCCACTGCCCTTCAGAAGCTGGAGGAGGCAGAGAAGGCTGCTGATGAGAGTGAGAG AGGCATGAAAGTTATTGAGAACAGGGCACTGAAGGATGAGGAGAAAATGGAACTGCAGGAGATCCAGCTCAAAGAGGCTAAACACATTGCAGAGGAAGCTGACCGCAAATATGAGGAA gtggccCGTAAGCTGGTGATCGTTGAGGGTGAGCTCGAGCGTACAGAGGAGCGTGCTGAGCTCTCTGAGAG CAAATGCGCTGAGCTTGAGGAAGAGTTGAAAACTGTGACCAACACCCTGAAGTCTCTGGAGGCCCAGGCTGAGAAG TACTCACAGAAGGAAGACAAATATGAGGAGGAGATCAAGGTCCTCACTGACAAACTGAAGGAG GCTGAGACTCGTGCTGAGTTTGCTGAGAGATCAGTAGCCAAGCTTGAGAAGACCATTGATGACCTGGAAG ATGAGCTGTATGCCCAGAAACTCAAGTACAAAGCTATCAGCGAGGAGCTGGACCACGCTCTCAACGACATGACTTCAATGTAA